From a region of the Lactuca sativa cultivar Salinas chromosome 4, Lsat_Salinas_v11, whole genome shotgun sequence genome:
- the LOC111890696 gene encoding uncharacterized protein LOC111890696 yields MARKSNALFGGLTPPIQGNMIVAYPETFDSVKRLTQKLYDHRNKKGTNTSDAETKTEDRNKRNKASRDQQKNYTDKRRKPLEFQGGYCELLKFVPWKGMVRYGKRRKLNQRYIGPFKILARIGKVAYNLQLPSEPSNILPVFHVSNRKKCLSGETLVVLLDEIEVNNNLLFVEEPVEIMDREVKHTKRSQIPIIKIRWSAKRRPKFTWERKDQMMQKYPHFFSSP; encoded by the exons ATGGCAAGAAAATCGAATGCTTTATTTGGGGGGTTAACTCCTCCGATTCAGGGAAATATGATTGTTGCCTACCCTGAAACATTCGATAGTGTAAAGCGCCTGACGCAAAAGTTGTATGATCATAGGAACAAGAAGGGCACCAACACTTCAGATGCAGAGACCAAGACGGAAGACAGAAACAAGAGGAATAAG GCATCTCGAGACCAACAAAAGAACTACACTGACAAAAGGCGAAAGCCTCTAGAGTTCCAAGGAGGATACTGCGAGCTGCTAAAATTCGTCCCTTGGAAAGGGATGGTACGATACGGAAAAAGGCGAAAGCTAAACCAACGATACATCGGTCCATTCAAGATTCTTGCCAGGATTGGTAAGGTGGCCTATAACCTGCAACTACCATCGGAGCCTAGCAACATCCTCCCTGTCTTCCACGTATCAAACCGGAAGAAATGCTTATCGGGTGAAACCCTCGTTGTCCTACTCGATGAGATTGAGGTGAATAATAATCTATTGTTCGTCGaggaaccggttgaaatcatggatagagaAGTGAAACATACGAAACGAAGTCAAATTCCTATTATAAAGATTCGATGGAGTGCAAAACGCAGACCCAAGTTCACATGGGAACGTAAGGATCAAATgatgcaaaagtaccctcatttCTTCTCTAGTCCTTAA